The following coding sequences are from one Azospirillum humicireducens window:
- a CDS encoding AMP-binding protein, which produces MDTTSLTQSYVHGASRTPLLGETIGAHLDRMAALSPDRPALVVRHQNVRWTYAAFKHSVDRTAAGLVALGLKPGERIGIWSQNNAEWVVTQFATAKAGLILVNINPAYRLHELEYAINKVGCAALILSPSFKSSDYLGMIARLAPELDRSFSDRPLSLQRLPTLRHLIRLGAERTPGMLNFDDLPGLARPADVAELGRLAGILQFDDPVNIQFTSGTTGSPKGATLTHHNILNNGFFVGEAMRLTEEDRLCIPVPFYHCFGMVLGNLACVTHRACMVIPGEGFDPVAVLSAVQEERCTGLHGVPTMFIALLDHPDFARYDLSSLRTGIMAGSPCPIEVMKRVVSEMNQREITIAYGMTETSPVSFQSSTGDPLERRVSTVGRIQPHLEVKIVDAEGRIVPPGTPGELLTRGYSVMRGYWGDAEQTARAIDEAGWMHTGDLATIDAEGYCNIVGRLKDMVIRGGENIYPREVEEFLYTHPDIADVQVFGVPDQQFGEQLCAWIRVKPGAALTEQQVTAFCQGVIAHYKIPKYIRFVDEFPMTVTGKIQKFVMRQTMIEDLALSQDRTA; this is translated from the coding sequence ATGGACACCACGTCGCTGACCCAGAGCTATGTCCACGGGGCGAGCCGCACCCCGCTGCTGGGCGAGACCATCGGCGCCCATCTCGACCGCATGGCGGCGCTGTCCCCAGACCGGCCCGCCCTGGTCGTCCGGCACCAGAATGTCCGCTGGACCTATGCGGCGTTCAAGCACAGCGTCGACCGGACAGCGGCGGGACTGGTGGCGCTGGGGCTGAAGCCCGGCGAGCGCATCGGCATCTGGTCACAGAACAATGCCGAATGGGTGGTGACGCAGTTCGCCACCGCCAAGGCCGGCCTGATCCTGGTCAACATCAACCCGGCCTATCGTCTGCACGAGTTGGAATACGCCATCAACAAGGTGGGCTGCGCCGCCCTGATCCTGTCGCCGTCCTTCAAGTCCAGCGACTATCTCGGCATGATCGCCAGGCTGGCGCCGGAACTCGACCGGTCGTTCTCCGACCGGCCCCTGTCGCTGCAACGGCTGCCGACGTTGCGCCACCTGATCCGCCTGGGGGCGGAAAGAACGCCGGGCATGCTGAATTTCGACGATCTGCCGGGTCTGGCCCGCCCGGCCGACGTGGCGGAGCTGGGTCGGTTGGCCGGCATCCTGCAATTCGACGATCCCGTGAACATCCAGTTCACCAGCGGCACCACCGGCAGCCCGAAGGGCGCCACGCTGACCCACCACAACATCCTCAACAATGGCTTCTTCGTCGGCGAGGCGATGCGCCTGACCGAGGAGGACCGGCTGTGCATCCCGGTGCCCTTCTATCACTGCTTCGGCATGGTTCTGGGCAATCTCGCCTGCGTCACCCACCGCGCCTGCATGGTGATTCCTGGCGAGGGATTCGATCCCGTCGCCGTGCTGTCGGCGGTGCAGGAGGAACGCTGCACCGGCCTGCACGGCGTGCCGACCATGTTCATCGCGCTGCTCGACCACCCCGATTTCGCCCGCTACGACCTGTCGAGCCTGCGCACCGGCATCATGGCCGGCTCGCCCTGCCCGATCGAGGTGATGAAGCGCGTGGTTTCCGAAATGAACCAGCGGGAGATCACCATCGCCTACGGCATGACCGAAACCAGCCCGGTCAGCTTCCAAAGCTCCACCGGCGACCCGCTTGAACGGCGCGTGTCCACCGTCGGCCGCATCCAGCCACATCTGGAGGTGAAGATCGTCGATGCCGAGGGCCGCATCGTCCCGCCGGGCACGCCGGGCGAGCTGCTGACCCGCGGCTATTCGGTGATGCGCGGCTATTGGGGCGACGCGGAGCAGACGGCGCGGGCAATCGACGAGGCCGGCTGGATGCACACCGGCGACCTCGCCACCATCGACGCCGAGGGCTATTGCAACATCGTCGGCCGGTTGAAGGACATGGTGATCCGCGGCGGCGAGAACATCTACCCCCGCGAGGTGGAGGAGTTCCTCTACACCCACCCCGACATCGCCGACGTGCAGGTGTTCGGCGTGCCGGACCAGCAGTTCGGCGAGCAGCTCTGCGCCTGGATCCGGGTGAAGCCTGGGGCGGCACTGACCGAACAGCAGGTCACCGCCTTCTGCCAGGGCGTCATCGCCCACTACAAGATCCCGAAATACATCCGCTTCGTCGACGAATTCCCGATGACGGTGACCGGCAAGATCCAGAAATTCGTCATGCGCCAGACCATGATCGAGGACCTCGCCCTCTCCCAGGACAGGACGGCATGA